Proteins from a single region of Euleptes europaea isolate rEulEur1 chromosome 21, rEulEur1.hap1, whole genome shotgun sequence:
- the LDAF1 gene encoding lipid droplet assembly factor 1: MAKEMKDLQKRWHSMLETVNSNSHVVAFMNSRLGQYLDRHPFVALSLLVFMAVSAVPVAFFLIFAIFTSVIACIGVIILEGFVVSLGGVTLLCVLGGLGVVSLAVSGVLSVSYVALTTMLKYWSGPNCQSKKEAANGFSLLQNSSSASVEPDANKTE; encoded by the exons ATGGCGAAAGAAATGAAGGATCTTCAGAAACGGTGGCACTCCATGTTGGAAACCGTCAACAGCAATTCACAT GTTGTTGCTTTTATGAACTCTCGGCTCGGCCAGTACTTGGACCGCCACCCCTTTGTCGCCCTGTCCCTGCTGGTCTTCATGGCTGTGTCCGCAGTGCCCGTCGCGTTCTTTCTGATCTTCGCCATTTTCACCAGTGTCATTGCCTGCATTGGCGTGATCATCCTCGAAG GTTTCGTCGTGTCACTGGGAGGTGTCACCCTGCTGTGCGTGCTCGGCGGACTGGGAGTGGTGTCTCTGGCGGTTTCCGGGGTGCTGAGCGTGAGCTACGTGGCACTGACAACCATGCTCAAGTACTGGTCTGGTCCGAA CTGCCAATCAAAGAAAGAAGCCGCTAATGGATTCAGCTTGCTCCAGAACAGCTCCTCTGCCTCAGTCGAGCCTGACGCTAATAAGACTGAATAA